The nucleotide window GCGATTAGCCGGACGGGAATTATTGCGGTCTGTTGGACTAACGAGTGCTGATAAAACTGCTGATAATTTATGTGAATATAATGGAGAAGGAACGTGCAAAAAATGCCCTGATTGTATTATCTATGGCTTTGCTATTGGGGATAGTGGGTCAGAACGTTCTAAAGTATATTCTGATTCTGCTTTTTCCCTTTCTCCTTATGAAGAGTCTCATCGAAGTTTTACTTTTAATGCTCCTTTTGAAGGGGGGACAATGAGTGAAGCAGGGGAGATGCGAAGTGCAATTAATGAACTTGATCATATTCTCCCAGAGGTAACTTTTCCTACTGTTGAAACTTTGCGAGATTCTACTTATGAAGGGTTTATTTATGTGTTAGGAAATCTTTTAAGAACTCGTCGTTATGGGGCACAGGAAACCCGTACTGGAACGATGAGTAATCATCTAATTGGCATTGTTTTTGCTGATGGTGAAATTTTTAGTAATTTATACTTTACTCAAGCTCTTTATGATGCTTTGAAGTTAAAAGGCGATATTAATGCGCCTATTAATGATATTTGTGTAGAGGCAAAAAATGTGGCTGAAACTTTGCTAAATCAAGAACCTGTCCGAAAAAGTCAGGTCATTTTTGAGCCTGATTTACAAACTTTATTGACTGAAGTTTCTTCTATTTATCAAAATGAAGAAGATTTAACCAACACCTTAACAGCACTTTATCAACAAACTACCAGTTATGCTGAAAGCTTTGGGGCATTAGCTGGTAAGAAAAAGACAAGTAAAAAGAAGTCAACTAAAGAAGAATAAGTAACTTCTAGTTGTAGTTGTAGGTTGGGTTAAGCGATAGCGAAACCCAACATTAATAAGCCTAGGACTTAGGCAGTAACTCTAGTTGTCGGATGCTTTCCCTAACCCATCTCCTATTTATAGAGTGTTTGAGTTTCTAGATATGTAAGTTCTGAAGCTTTCTTGTTGGGTTTCGTTCCTCAACCCAACCTACAAATTGAAGCTTTCTTGTTGGGTTTTGTGCCTCAACTCAACCTACAAGCTCTGAAGCTTTCTTGTTGGGTTTCGTTCCTCAACCCAACCTACAAATTGAAGCTTTCTTGTTGGGTTTTGTGCCTCAACTCAACCTACAAGCTCTGAAGCTTTATTGTTGGGTTTCGTGCCTCAACCCAACCTACAAATTGAAGCTTTTTTGTTGGGTTTCGTTCCTCAACCCAACCTACAAATTACAAACTGTAAATTTAATTAGGAGAAATGATGAAAATTTATCTTTGTTTATTAACGCTACATGACAATGTTTTTTTTGCGACAAGGGAAATGGGAATACTTTTTGAAACTGAAAAGTATTTACATAATTGGGCGTTAAGTTATGCCTTATTTAAAGGAATAGTTATTCCTCATCCTTATCGTTTACAAGGAGATTTAGCTCAAAAGCCTGATTATTTAGATGAAAGTCGAGAACAAAATTTAATTCATCTAAATCAAGCTAAAATTTATGTGTTTCCGGCTAAACCTATAATTTGGTCATATCAAATTAATACCTTTAAAGCGGCTCAAGTTTCTTATTATGGTAAGTCAGAACAATTTGAAGCCCCTAACTATCCTAAAAATTATGGACGGGCTAAAGAATTAGCCGTAGGGAGTCAATATCATACCTATTTAATAGCTTCTGATACTGTTACTATTCCTCAATGGATTCGTTTGGGAAAATGGTCGGCAAAAGTTCATGTTCAAGCTTTTTTAATTCCTGATACGGCGATTAAATCTCTTTCAGGAGATTATATTTGTGACCATCCTTTAAACCCGATCGATCTATCTCCTGATACTCAATTAATTCTCTACAACCGTATTGTTATGCCTCCGGTAAGTTTGATTACTCAAGCTCAATTACAAGGCAATTATTGGCAATTATCGGGAGATGATTGGAAAGCTTTAAAGTCAAGTATTCCTCATTTACCTAATCAAGTTAATTTACCCCAAGGTGTCATGTATGGTGCAAAACAACTCATCACCGCCTAAAGAGGCATATAAACTTTATTCTATTATCATTGAATTGGGTGCGGCTCGATCTGGCAATCCTCCGGCGACTCTTGGCCGAGCTATTCATGCTCAAGTTTTACATTGGATACAGTTAGGAGATCCTCAGTTAGCAGAAACAATTCATACTAGCCAAAATCCTCCTATTAGTTTATCTGGTTTACAAGGAAACCGTCGTAAAGAGAAAAATTATGCTGGCGATCGCTTTTATTTTCGGATCTGTTTTTTGCAAGGTCATTTAATACAACCTTTATTAAAAGGGATAGAAGCATGGGGAGAAGAAAAGTTGATTTTAGGTCAATTTCCTTTTGTAATTCGTCAATGTTATTTTTTATCGGGAACTCATTCTTTAGCTCGGTCTACTGACTATGAAAATTTAGTTAATCATTCACCCGTTTCTCAAACAATTTCCCTTTCTTTTCTCTCTCCCACTAGCTTTAAACAACAAAAGCATATTCAATTGCTTCTCACTCCTGATTTAGTGTTTAATAGTCTTCTGAGAAAATGGAATAGTTTTGCTCCTGAAGAGTTACATTTTCCTCTGATTGAATGGGATGGTTTTGTCTCTGCTTTTGATTTAAGAAGTTATGCTTTAAAAATGGAAGGAGGGGCAGAAGTTGGTAGTCAGGGATGGGTTAAATACTGTTTTTCTGATTCTGAACAAGCTAGAATCGCTTCTATTTTAGCTCAGTTTGCTTTTTATTCAGGGGTGGGCAGAAAAACTACGATGGGTATGGGACAAGTTCAGTTATTACTCAGGAATAATTAGTTATGAATGATGATTATTTACCTCTCGCTTATTTAAATGCTTGGGAGTATTGTCCTCGGCGTTTTTACTGGGAATATGTATTAGGAGAAATGGCTGATAATGAACATATTCTTATGGGTCGTTATCTCCATCGTAATGTTAATCAAGAAGGAATCTCTCAAGAAGGTGATACTTTATGTCATCGTCAGCAATGGGTGTGGAGCGATCGCTTACAAGTTAAAGGGATTATCGATTTAGTGGAAGAACGAGAGGATCAGTTACTTCCTGTTGAGTATAAAAAAGGTCGAATGGCTAAACATTTAAATGATTATTTTCAACTCTGTGCGGCGGCTATTTGTTTGGAAGAAAAAACGGGGAATCCTATTAGTTATGGGGAGATTTTTTATCAGGGTAATCGTCGCCGACAACGGGTAAATTTTACTGACCAATTACGCCAAGCTACAGAGGAGGCTATTTTTCAAGCTCATCGACTGGTAAATGATAAAATGCCTCCGCCAATTAATCATTCTCAAAAATGTCGAGATTGTAGTCTCAAAGACATTTGTTTGCCTAAAGAAGTACATCGTCTTTATCAAGGATGTAAGCTGGATGATGATGATGATTAAAGGTTTTAGTTTTTTTTGTTTTTAATAGGAATTATGCAATTTGAAAAAAAAAGCCCTAATTCCACAGTTAAGGTGGGCGATGCCCACCCTACAATTAGCTTTATTTCCTAAGTTCTTTTTAATTTATTTTAGGAGGTTTTATGTCAGTTTTATATATCACTCAACCTGATGGGGTTTTAAGTAAAAAACAAGAGGCGTTTAATGTGGCTCTAAAACAGGAGGATGGCTCTTGGCAAAAACAATCTATTGCGGCTCAAACGGTTGAACAAATTGTTTTAATTGGGCAACCGAGTATTACGGGAGAAGCTCTAAGTTATGCTCTAGAGTTAGGGATTCCGGTTCATTATTTGTCGAGTTTCGGGAAATATTTAGGCTCGGCATTGCCGGGATTTTCTCGGAATGGACAGTTAAGATTAGCTCAGTATGCTGTTCATAATGATAATGATAAAAGGTTGGCTTTGGTAAAAACAATTGTCAGGGGGAAAATTCATAATCAGTATCGCCTTCTCTACCGTTATGGACAGAACCAAAATTCCCTCAAATTACGTAAAAAATCGGTGCAAAATCAATCCAATTTAAATCAAGTTCGAGGAGTTGAAGGGATAGCAGCTAGAGAATATTTTCAAGAACTTTCTAATATTTTAGAAGACCAATGGAAATTTAATGGCAGAAATCGCCGCCCTCCAAGAGATCCGATTAATGCGTTATTGAGTTTTGCTTATGGATTATTGCGAGTACAAGTAACGGCGGCGGTTCATTTAGCCGGTTTAGATCCTTACATTGGTTATCTTCATGATACGACTAGAGGACAACCGGCGATGGTGTTAGATTTGATGGAAGAATTTCGCCCTTTGATTGCTGATAGTTTGGTGTTGTCTATTATCAGTCATAAGGAAATTAACGCTGATGATTTTGAGGAAAGTTTAGGCGCTTATCGTTTGCTAGATGGGGGAAGGAAAGCTTTTTTACAAGGGTTTGAACGAAAGATGTCTTCGGAGTTTAAACATCCTTTGTTTGGTTATCAGTGTACTTATCGTCGGGCGGTGGAATTACAAGCTCGTTTGTTAAGTCGTCATCTCCAAGAAGAAGTTCCTTATCAATCTTTTAGAATCCGATGAGTCAGTTATTTTATTTGATTATTTACGATTTACCTGATTCTAAAGAGGCTAATAAGCGCCGTAAACGGTTGCACGATTTGCTCTCAGGTTTTGGTAAATGGACACAATATAGTGTTTTTGAGTGTTTTTTAACTAAGGTGCAGTTTGTTAAGCTACAACAGCAAATCGAATCTTTGATTAAACCCGATGAGGATTCTGTCAGGATTTATATTTTGGATGCTTCTGCTGTTCAGAAAACGATTACCTATGGTTCTCACAAGCCTAGACATGAGGAGGTTATTATTTTATGAACTTTGTTTTGTCTTTGATCTAATTAGGGTATTATAAATTTAGTAAGGTTTTTCACGGGAGGGTAGTGGGGGCAAAAACCCCAGCCCCCGGTGAAAAACGCCAGAACCTTGACAAATCAATACTTTTAAGGATTTTTTTTGATTCAACTTTAAGGCAAAAATGCTGTTTGAGGAGTTTCAAAACTGTCCCCCGTGAAAAAGGGTTCTCAAATCCTTTTCTATCAAGGGTTTTGGCTGTCAGCCTTTCTATTTAATGAATCCTGGTAACGGGATTGAAACGATATTTATGGTGGTCGGCACAGTTTTATGAACAACTTTCTATTTAATGAATCCTGGTAACGGGATTGAAACATATTTTCAGAAAATCCCGATGAATTTTTCCCTCCTTTCTATTTAATGAATCCTGGTAACGGGATTGAAACGTTGAATTAACTTATCCGCAAGCTTGCGGCAAAAATTTTCTTTCTATTTAATGAATCCTGGTAACGGGATTGAAACTTAGCGATAGCGGTCAGGTTAGCCCGCCCTACCGATTCTTTCTATTTAATGAATCCTGGTAACGGGATTGAAACAAAGTCCATTAAGCCCCCTGGTTGTTGACTTCATCTTTCTATTTAATGAATCCTGGTAACGGGATTGAAACCATCAGATCTTCGTCCAGATCCATGAATCCTCTCGAATCTTTCTATTTAATGAATCCTGGTAACGGGATTGAAACCTAGAATTGGATATTCTCGCCTAGAGGAAACTTTCCTTTCTATTTAATGAATCCTGGTAACGGGATTGAAACTTCTCAATTTCATACTGATACTATCAAGAAACAATCTCTTTCTATTTAATGAATCCTGGTAACGGGATTGAAACACTAAGCTAATTTTTTTGTTAGTGCCTGGCTTCTGCTTTCTATTTAATGAATCCTGGTAACGGGATTGAAACGTTTCGCACTGTTCGGTCGGTGCGTTTGATCCTTCTTTCTATTTAATGAATCCTGGTAACGGGATTGAAACGTTTTATTTTTTCTTGTTGGATTTTTTAATAATTCTTTCTATTTAATGAATCCTGGTAACGGGATTGAAACCCTTCGGTTGTCCCTCTCCCGGATATTGCTAAACTTTCTATTTAATGAATCCTGGTAACGGGATTGAAACTCGGACAGTTAGATTCAGCAGAAGGAAGAGGAGCAGCAACTTTCTATTTAATGAATCCTGGTAACGGGATTGAAACTCTACTAAGATGTTCCGTCACGTTGTCTTGGCAAACGTCCTTTCTATTTAATGAATCCTGGTAACGGGATTGAAACTTTAGATTATTGATGCGCGGACTGGGAGCAACGCTTTCTATTTAATGAATCCTGGTAACGGGATTGAAACCTTTTATCGCGTTCCCTCGGTTGTACCTGTTCCGGCTTTCTATTTAATGAATCCTGGTAACGGGATTGAAACCCTGATTTTCTGGTGTGAATGTTCGTGGAACTTGACTTTCTATTTAATGAATCCTGGTAACGGGATTGAAACTACGCTCCTTACGATCCTTCTGGGAGATTTCAGCAAGCTTTCTATTTAATGAATCCTGGTAACGGGATTGAAACACCGAGCGGACTTATGCGATCGTGCCTCGAATCTCTAGCTTTCTATTTAATGAATCCTGGTAACGGGATTGAAACTGTCGAGATTTTGCTGTCCGAGATCAGCATCAAAAACACTTTCTATTTAATGAATCCTGGTAACGGGATTGAAACACCGGATTAAACAGAGACACGATTCTCGACCTCAGACTTTCTATTTAATGAATCCTGGTAACGGGATTGAAACTAGGTATTATGAGAGTGGCAACCTTCGAGGGTCTTGGCTTTCTATTTAATGAATCCTGGTAACGGGATTGAAACAACAAAATAACAAAGAATAATAAAAAATATCTAGCTTTCTATTTAATGAATCCTGGTAACGGGATTGAAACTTCGATTAGTGGGAGAAACCTCTCAGACTATAACCTTTCTATTTAATGAATCCTGGTAACGGGATTGAAACTTTTTGCCCTTCTACCGTGAAGGTATGCCCTACCTTTCTATTTAATGAATCCTGGTAACGGGATTGAAACCCTACTGGCTTGGTAGCGGCAAAAGGAAAACAGCACAATCTTTCTATTTAATGAATCCTGGTAACGGGATTGAAACGGCAAAGGCAAGCATTCATGGACTACCTCGGCTCTTTCTATTTAATGAATCCTGGTAACGGGATTGAAACTAAACAATAGTGTAATTCTAGATATTTATTAAGACTTTCTATTTAATGAATCCTGGTAACGGGATTGAAACATTTGATTCGGTGGTTTTTTGTGTATCAATAAGGCACTTTCTATTTAATGAATCCTGGTAACGGGATTGAAACAAAGACGTTAAGCCAGCCCGACTCAGAAAAAAAGAACTTTCTATTTAATGAATCCTGGTAACGGGATTGAAACGTTTGAGGGAGCGATCGTGATCGATACGCGCCATTGCTTTCTATTTAATGAATCCTGGTAACGGGATTGAAACACTTCCTGTAGGGAGGGCTTGCCAATGATGGGTTCTTTCTATTTAATGAATCCTGGTAACG belongs to Gloeothece citriformis PCC 7424 and includes:
- the cas7d gene encoding type I-D CRISPR-associated protein Cas7/Csc2, whose product is MSILETIKPDFKTAFPRLATGKYVHFIMIRHSQSFPVFQTDGILNTARTQAGLSNTEKISRLVMFKRKQTTPERLAGRELLRSVGLTSADKTADNLCEYNGEGTCKKCPDCIIYGFAIGDSGSERSKVYSDSAFSLSPYEESHRSFTFNAPFEGGTMSEAGEMRSAINELDHILPEVTFPTVETLRDSTYEGFIYVLGNLLRTRRYGAQETRTGTMSNHLIGIVFADGEIFSNLYFTQALYDALKLKGDINAPINDICVEAKNVAETLLNQEPVRKSQVIFEPDLQTLLTEVSSIYQNEEDLTNTLTALYQQTTSYAESFGALAGKKKTSKKKSTKEE
- the cas5d gene encoding type I-D CRISPR-associated protein Cas5/Csc1, which encodes MMKIYLCLLTLHDNVFFATREMGILFETEKYLHNWALSYALFKGIVIPHPYRLQGDLAQKPDYLDESREQNLIHLNQAKIYVFPAKPIIWSYQINTFKAAQVSYYGKSEQFEAPNYPKNYGRAKELAVGSQYHTYLIASDTVTIPQWIRLGKWSAKVHVQAFLIPDTAIKSLSGDYICDHPLNPIDLSPDTQLILYNRIVMPPVSLITQAQLQGNYWQLSGDDWKALKSSIPHLPNQVNLPQGVMYGAKQLITA
- the cas6 gene encoding CRISPR system precrRNA processing endoribonuclease RAMP protein Cas6 — protein: MVQNNSSPPKEAYKLYSIIIELGAARSGNPPATLGRAIHAQVLHWIQLGDPQLAETIHTSQNPPISLSGLQGNRRKEKNYAGDRFYFRICFLQGHLIQPLLKGIEAWGEEKLILGQFPFVIRQCYFLSGTHSLARSTDYENLVNHSPVSQTISLSFLSPTSFKQQKHIQLLLTPDLVFNSLLRKWNSFAPEELHFPLIEWDGFVSAFDLRSYALKMEGGAEVGSQGWVKYCFSDSEQARIASILAQFAFYSGVGRKTTMGMGQVQLLLRNN
- the cas4 gene encoding CRISPR-associated protein Cas4 produces the protein MNDDYLPLAYLNAWEYCPRRFYWEYVLGEMADNEHILMGRYLHRNVNQEGISQEGDTLCHRQQWVWSDRLQVKGIIDLVEEREDQLLPVEYKKGRMAKHLNDYFQLCAAAICLEEKTGNPISYGEIFYQGNRRRQRVNFTDQLRQATEEAIFQAHRLVNDKMPPPINHSQKCRDCSLKDICLPKEVHRLYQGCKLDDDDD
- the cas1d gene encoding type I-D CRISPR-associated endonuclease Cas1d — encoded protein: MSVLYITQPDGVLSKKQEAFNVALKQEDGSWQKQSIAAQTVEQIVLIGQPSITGEALSYALELGIPVHYLSSFGKYLGSALPGFSRNGQLRLAQYAVHNDNDKRLALVKTIVRGKIHNQYRLLYRYGQNQNSLKLRKKSVQNQSNLNQVRGVEGIAAREYFQELSNILEDQWKFNGRNRRPPRDPINALLSFAYGLLRVQVTAAVHLAGLDPYIGYLHDTTRGQPAMVLDLMEEFRPLIADSLVLSIISHKEINADDFEESLGAYRLLDGGRKAFLQGFERKMSSEFKHPLFGYQCTYRRAVELQARLLSRHLQEEVPYQSFRIR
- the cas2 gene encoding CRISPR-associated endonuclease Cas2, with the translated sequence MSQLFYLIIYDLPDSKEANKRRKRLHDLLSGFGKWTQYSVFECFLTKVQFVKLQQQIESLIKPDEDSVRIYILDASAVQKTITYGSHKPRHEEVIIL